A DNA window from Candidatus Woesearchaeota archaeon contains the following coding sequences:
- a CDS encoding thermosome subunit, with amino-acid sequence MATPYQDPSSYPFSEHTKRTQGREAQRMNIAAAKLVAETIRTTLGPKGMDKMLVDDEGSVIVTNDGLTILEEMQLEHPAARMLVEIAKTQEDEIGDGTTTAVVLAGELLKQAETLLEQDVHPTIITKGFRIANKKAQELLSGMAEHLGQNQDATLHAIALTAMTGKGAEASKEHLASIVVGAARAVMGSEKTSNPHATTTSRTLKECLNNIKIVSIPGGSVNESTLVQGIVLEKERVHPSMPNNIKDARIALLDIALEVPSMETNAKVSITSPENLQDFLSMEERHVQKLVNDISASGANVVLCQKGIDNLAQYFLAQQGILAVRRVPKTDMERVARATDATIVSSTKDLNKKTLGKAGMTREQSFGDHAFLFIEACTHPQAVTILIRGGTEHVTSEVRRAVQDSLGDVLAAHTSQQIVPGAGAIEVELYHHLLEFAKTLTGRERLAVEAFAKAILIIPRTLAENAGLDPIDTITTLTAAHTPPNKNKNAGINIETGTLIDARKHGIIEPLKIKTQALNSATEVTTLLLRIDDVIARGKKEDRPR; translated from the coding sequence ATGGCAACACCCTACCAAGACCCGTCGTCCTATCCCTTCTCAGAACACACAAAACGAACACAAGGAAGGGAAGCGCAACGCATGAACATCGCAGCAGCAAAGCTCGTTGCAGAAACTATTCGAACCACGCTCGGCCCAAAAGGAATGGACAAGATGCTGGTTGATGACGAAGGAAGCGTTATCGTAACCAACGACGGACTCACCATCCTTGAAGAAATGCAGCTGGAGCACCCTGCAGCAAGAATGCTGGTTGAGATTGCCAAAACCCAAGAAGACGAAATTGGCGACGGAACAACAACGGCAGTGGTGCTTGCCGGAGAGCTACTCAAGCAAGCCGAAACACTTCTAGAGCAGGACGTACATCCAACCATCATCACGAAAGGATTCCGCATAGCAAACAAGAAGGCCCAGGAGCTCCTTTCCGGGATGGCAGAACACCTTGGCCAGAACCAAGACGCCACGCTCCACGCTATCGCGCTGACGGCCATGACTGGAAAAGGTGCAGAAGCGAGTAAAGAACACTTAGCCTCCATTGTTGTTGGCGCAGCCCGTGCAGTCATGGGGAGCGAGAAAACAAGCAACCCCCACGCAACAACCACAAGCCGTACGCTTAAGGAGTGCTTAAACAACATAAAAATAGTAAGCATTCCAGGAGGAAGCGTGAATGAATCAACACTCGTTCAAGGAATCGTCCTCGAAAAAGAACGGGTCCACCCATCAATGCCGAACAACATCAAGGATGCACGAATCGCCTTACTCGACATCGCTCTTGAAGTTCCTAGCATGGAAACAAACGCGAAGGTGTCTATCACCTCCCCAGAAAACCTGCAGGACTTTCTCTCTATGGAAGAGCGACATGTACAAAAACTTGTGAACGACATCAGCGCATCGGGTGCAAACGTCGTCCTCTGCCAGAAAGGCATTGACAACCTCGCCCAATACTTCCTCGCCCAACAAGGCATCCTCGCAGTTAGGCGAGTTCCCAAAACAGATATGGAACGAGTTGCCAGGGCGACAGACGCCACAATTGTTTCAAGCACGAAAGATTTGAACAAAAAAACCCTTGGAAAAGCAGGGATGACTCGAGAACAAAGCTTCGGCGACCACGCCTTCCTTTTCATCGAAGCGTGCACGCACCCCCAAGCAGTCACCATTCTTATCAGGGGAGGAACTGAGCATGTCACATCAGAAGTTCGCAGAGCAGTCCAAGACAGCCTTGGCGACGTCCTCGCAGCGCACACCTCACAGCAAATCGTGCCTGGTGCTGGAGCAATCGAGGTTGAACTCTACCACCACTTGCTTGAATTTGCAAAAACACTGACCGGACGGGAACGGCTTGCTGTCGAAGCATTTGCCAAAGCAATCCTGATCATCCCTCGAACGCTCGCTGAAAATGCCGGGCTTGACCCCATCGATACCATAACAACACTCACTGCAGCCCACACGCCGCCAAACAAGAACAAAAACGCAGGAATCAACATTGAAACAGGCACACTCATTGACGCAAGAAAACATGGCATAATCGAACCACTAAAGATCAAAACGCAAGCCCTGAACTCGGCAACGGAAGTGACAACCCTCCTGCTAAGGATCGACGATGTCATAGCACGAGGAAAAAAAGAAGACCGGCCACGGTGA
- a CDS encoding DUF1931 domain-containing protein, translating to MIVVKSKIKDLCSGYNVSSDFADALDAKVKELIKAAVKRAEGNNRRTVMAKDL from the coding sequence ATGATTGTAGTGAAGTCGAAGATTAAAGATTTGTGCTCTGGATATAACGTTTCCAGCGACTTTGCCGACGCTCTTGATGCAAAAGTCAAAGAGCTCATCAAGGCAGCAGTCAAGCGAGCCGAAGGCAATAACCGAAGAACGGTTATGGCGAAAGACTTGTAA
- a CDS encoding segregation/condensation protein A gives MTRKAQKEQEPEQEPEQIPNPPTTPNERIVSVLLDQGDITWQTIINELVHSGEIDPWDVDVSYLCERFIEMIQNLKEMNFQISGKLVLASALLLKMKSINLLNHDINAFDQLLHAPDGYESFEEDLAYDQATHENRQRTRRNYPRTLKPRTPQPRRRKVSILDLIRALEKALEVESKRKPAITNTLSRIKAKNDYDISQLIDSLYRQITDHFKVQQTALTFDDLAPSPAREDRVLTFIPLLHLDTQRKIDLLQKEHFGTITINLLTENTAQQPEKPNQ, from the coding sequence ATGACCCGCAAAGCCCAAAAAGAACAGGAACCAGAACAGGAACCTGAGCAAATCCCCAACCCGCCAACAACACCCAACGAACGCATCGTCAGCGTCTTACTCGATCAAGGCGACATCACCTGGCAGACCATTATTAACGAACTCGTACACTCGGGAGAGATTGATCCGTGGGACGTAGACGTTTCTTATCTTTGCGAGCGCTTCATTGAGATGATACAAAACCTCAAAGAAATGAACTTTCAAATATCAGGAAAACTCGTCTTGGCCAGCGCGCTCCTCCTCAAGATGAAGAGCATCAACCTCCTCAACCACGACATCAACGCCTTTGACCAGCTCCTCCACGCCCCTGACGGCTACGAAAGCTTTGAAGAAGACCTCGCATATGACCAAGCAACACACGAAAACAGACAACGAACAAGGAGGAACTACCCCAGAACGCTCAAACCAAGAACTCCTCAACCACGACGAAGGAAAGTAAGCATCCTCGACCTCATCCGCGCGCTTGAAAAAGCTCTGGAAGTTGAAAGCAAGCGAAAACCTGCCATTACCAACACCCTCTCTCGTATTAAAGCAAAAAACGATTACGACATCTCACAACTCATCGACTCGCTCTACCGCCAAATTACTGACCACTTCAAAGTCCAACAAACAGCCCTCACTTTCGACGACCTCGCCCCTTCCCCAGCAAGAGAAGACCGCGTCCTGACGTTCATCCCCCTCCTTCACCTCGACACCCAGCGAAAAATCGACCTTCTCCAAAAAGAACATTTCGGCACCATCACCATCAACCTCCTTACCGAAAATACTGCTCAGCAACCAGAGAAACCCAATCAGTAA
- a CDS encoding translation initiation factor IF-6, protein MHVLPTTLAGNPNIGLFGFCTDRYCLISSQVSPQDKKEFSTILNVPLIELTIAGTDLLGVFLAGNKKSLLIPNITFPHERNILKTHNIPFTVIESHLTCLGNTIVANDKGAIISPEFPEETQRAIAAALNVPVKQTTIASLPTPGSLIATNKKYGLISPDATAEERDIITKTLGITLTEGTVNMGNPYIRSGILCNSKGFLIGNNSGGPEIVNADEALGFTNQENHPETNNEHPA, encoded by the coding sequence ATGCACGTCCTCCCAACAACGCTTGCAGGAAACCCTAATATAGGGCTTTTTGGGTTTTGTACTGACCGCTACTGCCTTATCAGCAGCCAAGTCAGTCCACAAGACAAGAAAGAATTCTCCACCATCCTCAACGTTCCCCTCATTGAACTCACCATTGCCGGAACCGACCTCCTAGGGGTCTTTCTCGCCGGAAACAAAAAATCACTCCTGATCCCCAACATCACCTTCCCCCACGAAAGAAACATCCTCAAAACGCACAACATCCCCTTCACCGTTATCGAATCCCATCTCACCTGCCTAGGAAACACAATTGTCGCTAACGATAAAGGAGCAATTATCAGTCCAGAATTCCCCGAAGAAACGCAAAGAGCTATTGCAGCAGCGCTCAACGTCCCTGTCAAACAGACAACCATCGCCTCGCTCCCCACTCCTGGCTCGCTCATCGCCACCAACAAAAAATACGGCCTTATCAGCCCTGACGCGACCGCTGAAGAGCGAGACATCATAACAAAGACGCTGGGCATCACACTCACAGAAGGAACAGTAAACATGGGAAACCCCTACATAAGATCAGGCATCTTGTGCAACAGCAAGGGATTCCTCATCGGAAATAATTCTGGCGGGCCCGAAATCGTAAACGCCGACGAGGCACTCGGATTTACCAACCAAGAAAACCATCCAGAAACAAATAACGAACACCCAGCATGA
- the pfdA gene encoding prefoldin subunit alpha → MKANRIVPKQKGTRLEEAYVELNILQQQIDHVQKYLEYAEEQLRNINNTIAAIATFAKQKKGTPAKAPLANGIFFSCNIEDTKHLFVNVGNDIVVKKTPQECISLFTAHKEELEQTTQEAFAQLSKLIQKMEDVKAKIKANPPA, encoded by the coding sequence ATGAAAGCGAACAGAATAGTACCAAAACAAAAAGGAACGCGCTTGGAAGAAGCATACGTGGAACTCAACATCCTCCAACAACAAATAGACCACGTGCAAAAATACCTTGAGTATGCAGAAGAACAACTCCGCAATATTAACAACACAATCGCCGCCATAGCGACATTCGCCAAGCAAAAAAAAGGAACCCCTGCCAAAGCCCCGCTGGCTAACGGGATTTTCTTCAGTTGCAACATCGAGGACACCAAACACCTCTTCGTAAACGTCGGCAACGACATCGTCGTCAAAAAAACACCTCAAGAATGCATATCCTTATTCACCGCTCATAAAGAAGAACTTGAACAAACCACCCAAGAAGCGTTTGCCCAACTGAGCAAACTCATCCAAAAAATGGAAGATGTAAAAGCAAAAATCAAGGCAAACCCGCCCGCGTAG
- the ftsY gene encoding signal recognition particle-docking protein FtsY yields the protein MFGFLKKKLSGALKAFTKKVEEETQEPQPETQPDEQHLEHERPIKPAPTAPPQAQESPRKKKRPKPEKTPPHKKQAKQARKQARQTEPKQEQHSIVLDKEQEQRKKPTLEASQTTTATPRPPPPTPKKPAPYEQPPKPQETTSEPSQQTKSEQELQEEKGTSFFGRLKEAFTHTTLSPEKFENIFWDLELALLENNVAVEVIEKIKNDLKDELTNKKHVKRNLEQAIKQRLKQSISELFDVPTFQLENKIKQKKPFIITFIGVNGSGKTTNMAKLAHRLQQQGFSVVMAAADTFRAAAIQQLEEHATKLGIKLIKHEYGSDPAAVAYDAIAHARSKKIDVVLIDTAGRLHSNDNLMNELQKLIRVNKPDLTIFVAEATTGNDAVEQARLFNERVGIDAIILAKTDVDEKGGAAISISYITKKPILFIGTGQGYNDLQPFTPETILHSLEL from the coding sequence ATGTTTGGCTTTCTCAAAAAAAAACTCTCCGGCGCTTTGAAGGCGTTCACAAAAAAGGTTGAAGAAGAAACACAGGAACCACAACCAGAAACACAACCTGATGAACAACACCTTGAACACGAGCGCCCAATCAAACCCGCGCCAACCGCCCCTCCCCAAGCGCAAGAATCGCCACGCAAAAAGAAACGTCCCAAACCGGAAAAAACCCCGCCGCACAAAAAACAAGCCAAACAGGCACGTAAACAAGCAAGGCAGACAGAGCCAAAGCAAGAGCAGCACTCAATCGTGCTTGACAAAGAACAAGAACAACGAAAAAAACCAACGCTTGAAGCTTCGCAAACAACCACGGCTACGCCGCGGCCGCCGCCACCAACACCGAAGAAACCTGCGCCTTACGAACAACCTCCCAAACCACAAGAAACAACAAGCGAACCATCTCAGCAGACGAAAAGCGAGCAAGAACTCCAAGAAGAAAAAGGCACGTCATTTTTTGGAAGGCTCAAAGAAGCATTCACGCACACCACGCTTTCACCCGAAAAATTCGAAAACATCTTCTGGGACCTCGAACTCGCCCTCCTCGAAAACAACGTAGCCGTAGAAGTCATTGAAAAAATCAAGAACGACCTCAAAGATGAACTCACCAACAAAAAACACGTAAAAAGAAACCTTGAACAAGCAATTAAGCAACGGCTAAAACAAAGCATTAGCGAACTCTTCGACGTCCCAACCTTTCAACTGGAAAACAAGATCAAGCAAAAAAAACCCTTCATCATAACCTTTATCGGCGTGAATGGCTCTGGAAAAACAACCAACATGGCAAAACTCGCACACCGCCTGCAACAACAAGGCTTCAGCGTCGTCATGGCCGCAGCAGACACCTTCAGAGCCGCAGCGATCCAACAACTCGAAGAGCATGCAACCAAACTCGGCATCAAACTCATCAAACACGAATACGGATCAGACCCAGCAGCGGTTGCCTACGACGCAATAGCCCACGCTCGTTCAAAAAAAATAGACGTCGTCCTCATCGACACCGCAGGCAGGCTTCACAGCAACGACAACCTCATGAACGAACTTCAAAAACTCATCCGCGTCAACAAGCCAGACCTCACCATCTTTGTCGCGGAAGCAACCACTGGCAACGACGCCGTCGAACAAGCAAGACTCTTCAACGAACGCGTTGGCATCGACGCTATCATCCTCGCAAAAACAGACGTTGACGAGAAGGGAGGCGCCGCTATTAGCATCTCCTACATCACGAAAAAACCCATCCTCTTCATAGGAACCGGCCAGGGCTACAACGACCTTCAGCCTTTCACTCCAGAAACGATTCTGCACAGCCTCGAACTTTAA
- a CDS encoding prepilin peptidase, producing the protein MQFIIHALALLALFISTITDLRTREVPDWISYGTIFTGIFIGVVKTILEASWHPLLTMVAGLSLGFLLGTIMFYTGQWGGGDSKLLIGLGSLLGLNIFNLRESFLIGFLLNILITGALYGLIWILLLAIKHKREFIKTYKALSKEPTMLFLRKIHLATVLLGLVLAFFTPRPLNSFLFTATVLIYLLFHLWKLVKSVEQTAMIKKIPPSKLTEGDWVLKDVYYHGEYLCGPKDLGISKEQIALLKKHRITSVWVKEGIPFVPSFLFAYLLTLITGNWLALIL; encoded by the coding sequence ATGCAATTCATCATCCACGCGCTAGCGCTTCTTGCTCTCTTCATCTCAACCATCACAGACCTCAGAACCAGAGAAGTTCCCGACTGGATAAGCTACGGCACCATCTTCACCGGCATCTTCATCGGCGTTGTCAAAACCATTCTTGAAGCAAGCTGGCACCCGCTCCTCACCATGGTAGCAGGACTCTCGCTCGGGTTCCTTCTCGGGACAATCATGTTCTACACTGGCCAATGGGGCGGGGGGGATAGCAAGCTCCTCATAGGACTCGGGTCCCTTCTTGGCTTGAACATCTTCAACCTCAGAGAAAGCTTCCTCATCGGCTTCCTCCTCAACATCCTCATTACTGGCGCCCTCTACGGCCTCATTTGGATCCTTCTCCTCGCAATCAAACACAAACGCGAGTTTATCAAGACGTACAAGGCACTCAGCAAAGAACCTACGATGCTCTTCCTTCGCAAAATTCACCTTGCAACCGTCCTTCTTGGTCTCGTCCTCGCATTCTTCACGCCTCGCCCCCTCAACTCCTTTCTCTTCACCGCAACAGTCCTCATCTACCTTCTCTTCCACCTCTGGAAGCTCGTTAAATCAGTTGAGCAAACAGCAATGATCAAGAAAATTCCCCCGAGCAAACTCACAGAAGGAGATTGGGTGCTCAAAGATGTCTACTATCACGGGGAGTACCTCTGCGGACCAAAAGATCTTGGTATCAGCAAAGAGCAAATCGCCCTCCTCAAAAAACATCGCATCACGTCAGTATGGGTAAAGGAAGGCATTCCTTTTGTTCCCAGCTTTCTCTTCGCATACCTCCTCACGCTCATAACAGGGAACTGGCTAGCCCTCATCCTCTAA